From the genome of Setaria viridis chromosome 1, Setaria_viridis_v4.0, whole genome shotgun sequence:
gggaatcaggattgggggagaaacgccaacgctaaaatatacgcagtggcaggctattttttagcgtcgctaaaaaaattagggaaggtttggatggactgttggagttcgttttttctctttttctccctaaaaaagatattggggttaagattagcagccttttAAAGTTGCTCTTAAACGTTAgttgggtggatccaaacatgaCCATAGTAGCCAAGTAACAAACCTGTGGCGGTGCATGCAAACCTCACGGTTAATGCAATCCCAATCTTGCTTGATGAAAACCTCCTTTATTTTGCCGTTCCCTAATGATTGAACACCACCTGTTTCTGGATGTGTAAGTAAGTAGTTTGCTGATCACATCAACCAGCAGAGCATCCTGAACAGATCGAAGCAGGACAGACAAGTAGGCAAAGGATTCGGTGCCTTTGCACGTACCGAAAGAGACGCCCACGAACAGCCACccaccagcaggcagcagcgtAGTCAATCGATCGGTCGCTCGTGACTTTGAGAGTCTCCAGCTGCCGGCGAGAGACGCCACCGCACTGACGGCCGCCGGCATCACAGTACTCGTCAGTTACTCACTTGCGATATGGCTGCAAATTAGGTGACAGCATAATATAATCGGAACGATAGGGCCGAGATTAATTAATTCGTGATCGGTAGCGTGTTCTTTAATTAGCTAACCCGCGCACCAGGCCAAAGTGTACGAGATTAACCTAACGACCGACGATCCATGCTGTTAACTTGCTCTTTGTAACTGAAAACCAATTTAATTCGATGTTGTTAAGCTCTTTAGCTCACATGGCACACGACCATCTAAAATAGAATACTTTAGCTTCTTATATAGTTCGTTGGCATAATGGCATGCCAAAATAGTGGTTTTTAATTAATTAGCTCATGCTTGttaatttccaaaataaaaataaaacagaaGCCGACAAGCTACGAGGCTAAGGCTGTATCTTCAATTTGTCTTCGTAGCAGCGAGTGTATTGTTCATGCATGTCATGTGCGCATTACGTTAATCTTTTTCCATAATTAAGGTTTAATTTTTCTAGCAGACATGTAGTACCAACTAACAAAGATAATGAGGCCTCTACTTGAGCGGCAAAAAGTTTGGCAGTACAGTTAATGGCGATCCAACTGAGCTATGCGCTCTTGCTGTACTCATCATTCACAGAGATAATCTAGCATAAATCAAATGCCATGTGATCTTGTTCATTTATCTGATATACTAAGCCGTCGCAAGCCGATCGCTACGAAAATGACATAAAGTGCAACGAAAAGGAACGGAAAGTAAAGCAGATCGAGCAAACGATCGGTCGAGTTGCCTTTCCCCGTTCATGGATCGATCACTAGTCAGCTCTCGCTAGTCGCTACCTTGTAGGAGTAGATCGTGTCCTTGGAGCTGCTTAGCATTTCGTTCTCAGTTTGGCAGCAATCTGATGGCCTCACGTAACAACCAACTGCGTGTTTTAATACGTTATCAGATCCCGTCAGCTTTCGCCCTGCCGTAATAATCCATCCCCTTTTTCTACCCGCAGGGCTTGCACGCAGATGCAGCATAGTACTGCAGCGCATAGTAGATACTCCTGGTACTGTCACTGTGGCCACAAATAGGAAGAGCCCAATGAACTCGATCGGCAGCTGACGCGCTCTGACGCACCCAATCATCAAGTGACACTGTACGGTGACCAAACCCGCTGCAGGCTGTAGCCCGAGGTggtggcgccggccgccgcgtgaATTCGGCGCGAGCGGTAGGCTGGCGGATGGGTCGTGCACGTACAGTGGCCGGCGGGACAgcccgccgccggggcaggGAGCTTTGCGGCGCCCTTTTCTGCGCTTCGGTTGCTCTGCGGAGGTGCGGCAGCGTAAGAGAGGTTTTTGGCTTCGTTTGGCAATGGCTGGATCTGGATGGAGATGGATCATTCCTCATGGATGGCCTTTCGCATGCACTTGGTTGCTGCGCGTGGGGGCAACCGTTGGCAACTTGGCATGAAAAGCATCGGGTATCGCTGCGGCGCAGCCCCATGGAAGTGGCCGGGCCGCTCATAGACCAGAATACCAGATGTCATGGGCTTGCTACCCTACTCGATCTGTAGAAACTAGAATCCGTTAGTAAGTTTCTCAAATCGAGTTGATGCCTTgaatcttgatgatgatgatcgatCACGCGCGCGCGGTGCACCGAACCTGAACGCCTGTGCTTTTGCGGCTGCATGCTCTCTCGTAGTCCCGGGGGCTCCATATTTCCACCGAGGGTTGAAGTAAAATCCTGCTCCTCAATGATTTGTTGCAAAGACTGTTGGTGCCCTGCACTGGTCTCCGATTCGTATGCATGCACCAGCGCCAACTCTTCCCACCGTTCCAAACAATGAGAGCTCTCAGAAGCTACATGGTAGCTAGCAGTACTAGTCAAGTGATGCGACTTGCAACCTTAAAATTTTGTCCCCGCCATACTTAGGGGTATTTGGTTCAAAAGACTAAAGTTAGTTCCTATCCTATTAAAtgttagatactaattaggagtattaaatatagattaattacaaaatcaattgcatacaTGAAAGCTAATTCGTGcgacaaatctattaaatctaattagtccatgatttgaccacgtgatgctacagtaaatatgtgctaatcatggattaattaggcttaatagattctctcgcgaattagtcttcatttatgtaattggttttgtaattaatatatatttaatactcctaattagtatctaaacgaGATTAAATTTTAATCCGTGCAACCAAACACCCCGTAAGGTTATAGAAAGGTGGAGGCTATTTAGAACCCTGCGTTTTGTGGGTGTTCTTATGGACTTGTAGAAGCTATGTGGCTGAATTATTGTTAGTTGGACTATAAGCGGCTCTGTTTGGACCAGCTAAAGCTAGTTAAAAAGCCGATAGCTAGAGATATTAAAAACAGAATAATAAAAGTTGGGGTTGTTTAGATGCCAGGATTATGGAGGTTCCAAATTGTTGTTTTTAGAAGCAGGGATGAAGCTAGGATTGAAGGATTGCGGGACCAGCCAAGTTAAATTTGGAAGAAAACACTGGAATATAGGTTTAAATTCTTCTTGATCTACAAGATtttcagtaaaaaaaaacagaactaTAAGGGGGCCATGGCTCCTGTCAGCCCCCTAATGGCTCCGTGCCTGTTTAGAAGGTAATTGCATATTATGCTCTCACTGTCTCTCTACCCTCATAGGCATTGTATGAAGAGGCGGCAGTGGGGAATTTTCAGGTGGAGGTCCGCTAGACATGTAGGCATATAACCGAAACCACCATGTTTGCTGACCTTTTTCTTGTAACCTCAAAGCAATGTCTCTCTTCCCTTTTAACGATCGTCACCTATTCACTTTCCAGACAACGAAATCTTTACTATATCCTGTTAATAATTACTAGTAATAAGTAAAGTTATCCTCCCTCCAACTGAGTCACTCCCTCAATTTCAATCGACAGCGAAACCAAGTGCAATGCAAGTCCCAGGTGGATATATCGTTCGAAATGAAGCACGAGGTTCACGAGTCCGCGTTGTGGTCATTGACTTGTTGTTATATGCGGCGATAGGGATCTGTGGCTCCAAAGTTCCAACAAAAATAATACTTTCATACACGCCGTATCATCGCAAGATCAGCCGAGTTGGGTTGTCCCTCTCACCAAGTGTGCTTACTCTATCATAATaaaagggtgtttggatccatgaactaatttttagttcgggtcacattTGATAtcaattagaagaattaaacgtgaattaattataaaactaatagcataagccgtggctaattcgcgagacgaatctattaagcctaatcaatccatgattaccatatatttactgtagcatcacatggtcaaattataaattaattaagcttaatagatttatcttgcaaattaatcttcatttatgcaattagttttgtaactaacctatatttaatactctgattagtatcaaatattcgatgtgacgcgAACAAACAGCCCTAATCGAGCGCAGGCTGCAGACGCGTCGTGAATTTAtcgcgtcgcccgccgcccggcccctacctgCGCTGCGCAAATGAGCAACACCAGATACACGATTGAGCTAGAATGGTCTGAGAGAGATACATGGTGCCATATCCAATCTGAACGTCTCAAGTCCGAACCACGCTCATTTCCGCAATCCACCGAGTCAGATAACAAGAAagttgtaggcttgtagctCTAAGAGGGGACATCGCTGGATACATCGTGGCGTACGCGCATCCTAGTTCATTTGACTGCTGGCAAAGCAGCGTCCCCTTCGATAAGCACCCCGTGTGAATGGCTGTATACAGCTTTAATTGACGGTGCTGTCGAGTGTCGTGatcaaaattcaaacctccATTAGGCTTACGCTCTTTTTTTGGTCGTGTTTTGACCATTTGCGCCGGCACCGACCTGATTCAGCCCAGCTCAACAGACCCAATAGCCATCTCGAGCCTTTTTCACGCTGAAGTCCGAAATCATTACACGGTCCGGCCCAAGCTAGTAAGGAAAGTCCCAATGGAGTATTTATGGTGGTTTCTATGTCTACTAATTATCTTGACAGCTCAGCTTTTTTGCTTATGTGGTAAAATAATTAATGATGAGTGAGAGCACAAAATAGAGAAATGATTTCCTCCTCACGGAACCGAGTTGACGCAAGGACCGAGACACCAcaaaaccacccaaaccctGTTGGGAGACTCGAGTAGTTTTGAGCGGCATCCATCCGGATCcagtgcgccaccgccgccgcgcagaTGGCGGGAGCGAGCAGGGCTGCAATTCCTCTCCCGCGCGCTCGCTCCCGCGCGTCACCCTCTCTTGCGCTCGCTCACTGGAATCAATAGAGGTGCGCCCCAATTCCAAGACCTAGCCTCCTCTGCCCCCAATCCATCCCAAATATCTGAGAAAATGAATCACCAGGCGACAAATTTCAGGAGAGGCACTGGTACTCCCTTCGCCCTTGCTGCTGGATCCAGTTCAGTCGATAGTGCTCCTGCCACCCTTGCTACTGGATCTCCGTCGGTCGCTGTTGCTCACGCCACCCTGGCTGCAGCATCATCTCCACCACCCGCAAGTATTCAACTCACCGGTTTTCCTGCGTGGTGGACAAGCTCATCTCCTATGGCCTCTTTCACTGAAGGGTATGTTTATTTCACTCCTACACAAGTCCTTCAAGCAGTGCATCTAGTATGGTTTAGCAAAGAGTTGTTAATTTTATTCTAGTAATCTTCTGAAAATTACTAATATTATTTGCACTAGTATATCTTTTTCTGATAAATAATCAGTATGGTTTAGCAAAGAGctgtcatattttttttatacttCCACATGTTTGTAGCACATTAGTTCCACTgaacatatctttttttttcttttttcaggatTTACCCACCAGGTGGGTTTACCAATCTGCAGTTAGATCAATCTCCTAACCATCTCAATGAAAATTTCCATTTTGTTGGAACTacaaaaaggaaagtgcaactTCTCCAATTGCTCCAAGTTCTGAACAAACCCCGACAGGTAGAAGCAATgtaaaaaaataagaaacaatTGATGTTGATGCGGATGCTGATGAAAACCCCCAAGATCCTAGGACCGACAAGCGATTGAACTGGACGAAAGATGAAGACATTAGATTGGTAAGCCACCTTTCTTACTTTGTAAACTTTGTAGGCCACTGCTTGGTTGTGTAACTCAAAGGACCCAGTTGATGGAACTGATAGAAAGGCAGATCAATATTGGGTGGATGTTACTAAAGAGTACAACCACACCACAAAGAGTTGCCACAATAGAAACTAGAACCACCTGAAAATCCGTTGGGATCGTGTTAAGAAACCAATGAGTGAGTATCATGGTTGCTGGATACAAACCAATAGAGTGCACATAAGTGGGTTTAGTGATGACTAATTGACGGATCTTGCTGACAAGATGTATGCCTCTACACAAAATGATAAAGATTTCATGCTGAAGCATATATGGAAGGTTGTTCGAGATGAAAGAAAGTGGTCTGCATATgttaaaaaaatggaaaaggaaaacgATAAGGGTGCAACTACTAAGCCAACTGAAGTGGTGAATTTGGATGATAATTCTAATATTCGTCCTATGGGTCATAAGAAGGCCAAGGATGAGCGCTATGGGAAAAAGAAGGCATCTGATGCTTATTCAGCTATTACTGAGAAGCTAGACAAGTTCATTAAAGTAAGCACAATCGCTAGAAAGGATCGTGAGACGTGCAACAAAATTTGACAAACAGTAACCTTGAAGTGGCCAAGCTTGCACATAAGGCAGCACAAGAACAAGTGAAGTGTAAAATGCTAGACACTTATAAAGAGCTATTGTTAGCACCCAGAAGCAATTTGAGTGCACATGCTTTGGCTGAGAGGGAGAAAGCAATAGAGAGCATGAGGATGGTCTTATTTGCTACAGATAATTAAGGTATTTGCTAAACTGCTATGCTATTTTTTTATAGAGTTACTAGTTTTATTTGCTATCAATATTTATTCCTATGAAGCTGAAAACTGCATGTGAACACTGCAACTTTATTTGCTTGGAAAATAGTCAAACTTGTGTGAACGCTACCTGCTGGTGTGAACACTGCATCTCTACTGTGCTCGTGGGGGGCTGCCTATTTGTTTCCTGTGTCACTGTAGTATTTAATTGTtgtacacacacatatatatttatatatgcaCCGACAGTCTGCCCTCTGTGTGCACATGTAGTTCTCCTCTCTATCTACCCATAATGTCTCACCAGCCACCACATGATGCTGATCCTAATGATGAGGATGGCAGCATAGATCTAGAAGATTTGTACATAGTCAATGCTTTTGTGGCTGAGCAAGATTTATTAGAAGACCTGCAAGATCAAGTGGTTGCAAAATTGAGGGATGAAATTGAAGTGCTAGAAGAAGGGAGTAGACGTAACAGTGGTCCAAGGAGATATTTGGCAAGGCCTCGTGAAGAAGCCAATCAGCGGCTTATGGATGACTATTTCACGCAGAATCCTGTCTACAATTCTACAATCTTTTGTAGAAGGTTTAGGATGAGGAGACCTCTGTTTCTGCGCATTGTCGATGCCCTCGGTGAGTGGTCTCCATTTTTTACCTTAAGATTCGATGCTGTCAATCGCCCTGGGCTATCGCTAATCCAAAAGTGCACTGTTGCTATAAGGCAGTTAGCAAATGGGAGCCCTGTAGACCAGCTTGATGAGTACATTAATATTTGTGAAAGTACTGCAATAGAGTGTTTGAAGTTATTTGTGAAGGGAGTGATTGATAAATTTGGAGCGGAGTATTTGAGGTGACCAATAGTACAAGATGTTGAACACTTAATGGAGATCGATGAGCATTGTGGGTTCCCTGGTATGCTAGGGAGTattgattgtatgcattggTATTGGGAAAAATGCCCTTATGCATGGAAGGGCATGTATACCTGCGGTGATCACGGTGTACCTACGATCATTCTAGAGGCAGTTGCTTTGCACGATCGTTGGATATGGCACGTTTTTTTTAGTGTTGCTGGATCCAACAATGATATCAACGTGCTTAACCAATCACATTTGTTTGTCGACCAGCTGAGAGGAGAAGCTCCTAAGGTGCATTACTCTATCAATGGAAGACAATATGATATCGGCTATTACCTAGCTGATGGCATATATCCAGAGTGGCCTGTTTTTGTGAAGTCTATATGTGAACCACAATCAGACAAACATAAACTTTTTGCACAACAGCAAGAAGGGGCAAGGAAGGATGTTGAATGCGCTTTTGGTATTTTGCAGTCTCGCTTTTGTGTTTTGCGTCGACCAGTGCGTCTCTACAAGCAAGGGGATCTTGAGAATATCATGCTTGCTTGTATAATCCTCCACAACATGATAATTGAAGATGAGAAGGATATAGAGCAGGTTCCACTTGATTTGAATGAGGAAGCTAGCACATATACTATTCACGAAGCTACAATCTCTCATGGAAAAAACCCAGAGATGGAAGACGTGCTTAACAGAAATACCACCTTACACGATCGTGAAGCGTACAAACAACTTCAATCTGATTTGATTGATCATATTTGGCAAAAGTTTGGGAATTCAAATAGGCAAAATAATTAGGTACATATCTTTGTGTGCAAATATTGCTAAGTCATCCTAGTAGCTCATGCTAGTTCATCTTTGTGTGCAAATATTACTAAAtaatgattttttaaaaattcaTCTGTTTACTGTTTTGCCCTTGTAGATGATGATTTCTGGAGTGTTGTGTGACCTGATGGCTACTGGAGTCCGTGTGCATCCTACCTGACATCAACTATATGCATGAGAGATGATGGATGATGCCACCTGGGAGTGGCGCTGGGGCCAGCCAGGGGAGGAGCAGGCGCCAGGGAAGGGGCTGGCGTGCGCTCGACcaggaaggaaggagaaagaggaaggaagaagaaggaggaggaaggaagaagaaggaagaaagagagaaggaaaagaaaaaaaagaaaaaaagggaaaagggaaaaagaaagagagagaagaaagggagagttgGCGAAAAATGCAGAAAACGGTCAGGCACGCGTGACGGATTTTTTACGGGCACGCGGTGAAATTtgcggaggaagaaaaagatggtTGTCGgcgttgggtgccgggacggcgaagtCGCCAGGAAGAAAAGaatttccgggagctcaacggtcaacggatgatttgagttagtaaatttttacggatgttacaaaAACATATGTGATGTGCAAGTGTTGGATGCAACATGGCTGTCGACGACATGAGGTGAAGATCAAGCAAAAGGTTCATGTCGATGTACTAAGGTTGTGAAGGgtgaacacgagtaggcttggactgagggacccgaGAAGTCCGGATGGAGTCATAGACGATCCACATGCTGCACGGAAGAACGAGATTATACGAGATGGAGACGGCgccggtcgagtcaagcgggacaaAGGCAAGTCGAGTAGTCGGCCTGGAAGCGGGAGCAAAATACTTGGAGACGTCGAAAATTTGACGGAGGCTAGACatgcgtcgacatcggtgagttaCGTCGGGTGCGGCGTGTAGGCCTTAAAATCGAGGGTGAGTCCAGTGTGGCCGGACGACGTCCCGTCTgaggacgcgtggcaccatCACGAAACTTGCATCGAGGCCCGTTCAACGGGGTGTTTGGGATGTAATTTGCCAAAtgcatttatatatatatatatatatatatatatatatatatatatatatatatatatatatatatatatatctgtgtgtgtgtgtgtgtgtgtgtgtgtgtgtgtgtgtgtggagtgAGCTGGGGGCACCCATTTCTCAAGGCTGGCACGGGAGAGGGAGAGACGAGAGATCTTTTTATCATCCATAGTTTTTATTTTGCTGGGAGTGGCTGCTAACCGAGCATGAGTTTCAATCTCGTACACAGTTGCTCCACCCGAGCGTTTATCTTTTTGATATTTTcgggtgatttttttttggtggtTTTTCGTTCTTGCGACTTGGCTGCGATTTATGTCGGATTTCTTGAGGGTTTTTGTTGCTTGGATATGTGAAAATACATCTGTGTCATCAATTGATCTAATCCTCTCGCAAGCATCTTCGATTTCGGGTTTTTCCCCCCCGATTTGTTCTTCATCTAGGGTTCCACGAGATCTCTGAATTTGAAGTTAAAGGCTTATCTTTTCAGGTGTTTTCGGTTGGAATAGCTTGCGCATGATCCCGTGAGGCTGTGGTTCAAATCTTGTGTGAATCCGAGCTGTTTTgatcgagttcttggttttcgAAGGGAGGCTCGAGGTGCTGTTCCTGTTCGAAGCGAGGGTAGTCAGCTGAGATTCTTGTGTGCTGCCCTGTGCTCGATCTTTTCTCTCAGGCGGTCAGCATCTGCAGCAACAAGCTTTCTTTCCTTGATCGATTTTGCATGTTGCAACTCTGGGTTTCGCTCGGTTGCTGTTTTGGTCTGCAGGTCATCGATCCTTGCGGTGCAGTGCTTGGTTTTTCCGACGCATCAGCTAGCCTGTCGATCTTTGCACTTGAGTTTCCATCGATTCAGACGGGCGGCAGCAGCTCAAGCTTTGCCTTTTCTCTCTGCCCGCTGCAGCAGCTCTTGGCTCTCTGCTATTTTCTTCGTGATTCATTTTTCAGCTGTTCAGAGCAGCAGCAGGGTTTGTCTTTTGCTTTATCGTTTAGCCAAAGCAGTAGCTCAGTTGCTTCGGTTGTTTGACAGTCTACATTTTGACGATCAATTTTCTGCAGCTGCTAGCTTTCGATCCTCTCTGTTTTTCTTCTGCAGGTGCAGGTGGACAGTAGGGGATGCTCGGTTCTTTGCAGGTAATTAAGCAGCTTAGGAGGTCATTAGCAAGATGCACTGTCACTTTCATGCTACAGTGATACAGCTATTGATTCAATTGTTTAATCATTGTTTGCTTTGGCTGGTCGGTTGAGTACTTTCATTAGATGATCTTTGAGCTCCTGTGTGTGACCTATAGCATGTTTATTTGAACAGTGAAGTAAAGCTTTGCTCTGAGCATTTAGCAATTTGTCAAGTTCTTTTCATGGATGCATGTGTTGGTCGGCAGCAAGTTAATTGTTTTTATCTCTAGCTGTTTCATTTGACCTCCTGGACCTTGTCTCGATATGTATGGATGGATACTGTAGCATTGCTAGTTAGATCAGTTTTTTAAGTGCTTTATCAATCTGTCAGGAACTTGTAGTGGCTGCGCTTAATctcttgtggttgtggttgtgctTAATCCATACTGTAGCATGCTTAGTAGTCTCTTGTGCAAACTTTTCAGAGTCTCGTTTTGCATTTGCTTCCACTGCACTTTAAGTGTTTATAATCttgagcttgtcacgagttacCTGGTGTCATCTTGACGATTAGAAGCGATGTGTATTTGGAGTGGCAATCGGGATATAACCCTTATTCTCAGAGATAATTTTTAAAGGTTCTCATTGATCCCCCTCTGGTTGTGTGTCCCGGTCCCAGTCCTTCAGTTAGTAAGATGGTTTTTCCGTCAATTGGAATCTCAGGTTTTGTTTCAGCGAAttgatagaaaaaaaaactaattctAATTTTGGCCGGGAATAAAAGAACTCATCAAAATTGAATGAAGAATCAAACAAATCTAGAATGTAGAAAGTAGAACAGCTTTTTCCAGTGCTTCCAAACGAAGCCGATGATTATGGTGTTTGCTGCCGAACGTCTCCTCTACGTCGCGAGCATGACCCTTGAAATTTGTCACGGTGCCAGCTCCGTCTTTCACGTTAGCGTGATACTGACTGAGTCACACTGGCATCACCCTCAAAAAGTAGCGCTAACCAATCACCGCATCTCTGAGTTTGACGAGGGAGCAAGAGGTGACACGCATCAACATTTACCAAACCCACCTGCCTGTCAACTGAAGCGGTAACACACGGGACATTTCTTGGGTTTCCACTAACACACCCACTTCTCCAATCGTTGAGTCCCCCTGGAGTGGCTGGTAAGAATCATGGAAAATTTCACGGGCCCGGGCCAATCTGTTGCCAGTCCAAGCGCGATTGGAAAAGTAACGGGGCACCACGGGCACGGGGGACTAGTCGTCCACGATGGTGACCGGAGTGCAAGGAATTCCTTGCGCCCCGCCTACAGAAACGAAAAATATCGCGCCCCCCTGCCCCCACAACCCGAGCGAGTCAAGGGTCAAGCGAAAAGCCCCGGCTCCGGCAAAGGATCCCGACGAACGCAAGCCGCCGCCCACGATTGACGATTCCGCCGCTCGCGACAACCACCGAACATAAACCCAGGTGACTATTGCGGCTGCGGcagcctcgccctcgccgctcGCGCATATATCACTCTGACAATCTCTCCCAACAAAACCCGCATCAGCCTGCAACTTGCtcagccaccgccaccaccaaccCAGCCCAGGCGCGCGCGTGCCGGGCCTATCCACATCGCTAGCCAtggcgaggccgccgcggctgctgcCCCCGCTAGGCGCGCTGCCGCTCCTGCTGTGCCTGTGCACGCTCCCGGCCCCGGCGCGGTCCCAGAACGcgaccgcgccggcgccggcgtccgtcCAGGGGTTCAACTGCTCCAGGAACAGCACCTACCCGTGCCAGGCGTACGCGCTCTACCGCGCCGGCTTCGCGGGGGTGCCGCTCGAATTCGCGGCCATCGGCGACCTCTTCGGCGTCAGCCGCTTCATGGTCGCGCACGCCAACAACCTCTCCACCTCGGCCGCGCCGGCGAACGGGCAGCCGCTGCTCGTGCCGCTCCAGTGCGGCTGCCCCTCCCGGTCGCCCAACGCCTACGCGCCGACGCAGTACCAGATCACCCCGGGGGACACCTACTGGATCATCTCCACCACCAAGCTGCAGAACCTCACGCAGTACCAGGCGGTGGAGCGCGTGAACCCGACGCTGGTGCCCACCAACCTCGACGTCGGCGTCATGGTCACGTTCCCCGTCTTCTGCCAGTGCCCGGCTGTCACCGACAACGCCACGGCGCTCGTCACCTACGTCATGCAGCCGGGCGACACCTACGCGAcaatcgccgccgccttcgccgtcgACTCCCAGTCGCTCGTCTCCCTCAACGGGCCCGAGCCGAGGACGCAGCAGTTCGCGGAGATACTAGTGCCGCTCCGCCGGCCGGTTTCTGATTTTATGCCCCCAATCGTGCGAGTAAACAACGCCTCGGTGAAGCCggcttccccgccgccgtccgcttCCCCCAACACGACCGTCGTGAGCAACGACCGGAACGGGGTGGTCACCGGGCTGGCCGTCGGGCTGGGCGTCGTCGGCGCGCTCTGGCTGCtgcagatgctgctgctggcctGCCTGTGCAGACGGCTCAAGGCGAAGGGACGACGAGGGGACGCGGTGGTGAacggcgacggcgtcgaggGCGGCAGGTTCGCCAAGAGCTcgtccggcggtggcggggagaGGTTCCTGGTCAGCGACATATCGGAGTGGCTGGACAAGTACAGGGTGTTCAAGATCGAGGAGCTGGAGCGCGGCACGGGGGGATTCGACGACGCGCACCTCATCAACGGCAGCGTGTACAAGGCCAACATCGACGGCGAGGTGTTCgcggtgaagaagatgaagtggGACGCCTGCGAGGAGCTCAAGATCCTGCAGAAGGTGCGGCCTCTTTCAGTCTTTCTTCCCCAATTGAATTGTTTGCTCCAGTGCTGTCACAACTCAGAATTAAAAATTGCTTTCGAATTAATTTGCTCATCACTAACAAAGAAAACGATAATCACTAAG
Proteins encoded in this window:
- the LOC117866999 gene encoding serine/threonine receptor-like kinase NFP, which encodes MARPPRLLPPLGALPLLLCLCTLPAPARSQNATAPAPASVQGFNCSRNSTYPCQAYALYRAGFAGVPLEFAAIGDLFGVSRFMVAHANNLSTSAAPANGQPLLVPLQCGCPSRSPNAYAPTQYQITPGDTYWIISTTKLQNLTQYQAVERVNPTLVPTNLDVGVMVTFPVFCQCPAVTDNATALVTYVMQPGDTYATIAAAFAVDSQSLVSLNGPEPRTQQFAEILVPLRRPVSDFMPPIVRVNNASVKPASPPPSASPNTTVVSNDRNGVVTGLAVGLGVVGALWLLQMLLLACLCRRLKAKGRRGDAVVNGDGVEGGRFAKSSSGGGGERFLVSDISEWLDKYRVFKIEELERGTGGFDDAHLINGSVYKANIDGEVFAVKKMKWDACEELKILQKVNHSNLVKLEGFCINSSTGDCYLVYEYVENGSLDLWLLDRDRARRLDWRARLHIALDLAHGLQYIHEHTWPRVVHKDIKSSNVLLDARMRAKIANFGLAKTGHNAVTTHIVGTQGYIAPEYLADGLVTTKMDVFAYGVVLLELVSGREAADEGGEPLWADAEDRVFRGRDERLEARVAAWMDPALKEQTCPPGSVASVVSVARACLHKDPSKRPSMVDVAYTLSKADEHFADYSGESVSVDGSGEIAAR